The Longimicrobiales bacterium DNA segment CTCACGTCGATCGTGCTGGATCGCCCATCTCTCTTCGTCGGGGAGGAGCCGCCACCCGAGACGCTGGCGTCCATCGAGGAAGGCCCGTACATGCGGGTCGACGCGGTACTGAGCGGTGACTTCGCATTCCGCTTCAACGGCCGCAGCGTCCGGATCACTCCATACGCAAAGCTGATCAACGCCTTTGCGCGCCGTGGCGCACTGTTCTACTACCGCGAGGATCCGCTCAGTGAGCTGCAGCCACTGTCGCCGCTCCCGACGATGCCGGTCGTCGGCGTCCGCTGGGTGTTCTGACGCGGCCGGTCGTCGGTGTGCGCGCCGGGTGTTCTGACGCAGTCGCTCGTCGGTGTGCGCTGGGTGTTCTGACGCGGACGCTCGTCGGTGTCCGCGCCGGGTGTTCTGACGCGGCCGCTCGTCGGTGTGCGCCGGGTGTTCTGACGCGGCCGCTCAGCTGAAGAAGCGGCTGCGATCCTCGGCCTCGCGCTCGATCCTGCCACACATCAGGTCGCACAGCCGGAAGATGTCATCGTCTGCCAGGCGGTAGTATACGTACAGGCCGTCCCGCCGCCGCTCCACGAAGCCGAGACCGTGCAGCATCTGCAGGTGCTTGGAGACGTTCGCCTGGCCGAGACCGGTCTCGTCCATGATCTCCGACACGCTCAGCTCCCCTGCGCGCAATGCGTTCAGGATGCTGAGCCGCGCCGGCTCCCCGAGCGCCTTGAATCGTTCCGCCACCAGCTGGAGCAGCTCCGCCCCCAGCTCGTACTCAGCCATTGCGTGCTCCCGTTGCGTGTCGCGACTGCGTGTGCGTGTCGTGTCTCATGCCGTTGCCGTGAGCGGTGCGTGTCGCGGTCGCGCCTGTGGGTCGTGTCTCATCCCGTTGCCGTGAGCGGTGCGTGTTGCGATCGGGCCTGTGCGTCGCGTCTCACGCCGTTGCCGTGACCGCATCATCTTCGCGTTCGACCGGCTGACCCGCCGACTGCCACTCACTGAAGCCGCCGACA contains these protein-coding regions:
- a CDS encoding metalloregulator ArsR/SmtB family transcription factor, with the translated sequence MAEYELGAELLQLVAERFKALGEPARLSILNALRAGELSVSEIMDETGLGQANVSKHLQMLHGLGFVERRRDGLYVYYRLADDDIFRLCDLMCGRIEREAEDRSRFFS